ACGGGATCAAGGAGTTGGTCAACATGGCGAGCAACCCGCCGGCGGCGAGGGCTGCCGCTCGTTCTCCGTATGCGTCGGAGGTGGCCGTGGTCAGGAGATACCCGAGGCCGGCCGCCACGCCACAGCCCAGCACGACCATCACCCACAACCGCCCCAACCTCGCCGGACCCCAGCCGCGACCGGCCAGGTCCGCCGAAGGAGCGATGGCCTGCGGAATGTTGGAGACGAACACGGCTGCCAGGAAGGTGGGGCTGATCGTTGCGCCGATGCCGATCTGGATGCCGAAGATGAGTGATTCCGGGACCCCATCGACCACGGAGCCGACGACGATGCCCATCGCCCCGCCGGCGCCCTCACTGCCGAAGCGCTTGTCGACCACGTAGTCGCCGAGCAGGAAGACTCCGACGCCGATGAGCATCCACAGCACCGTCTGCCACATGGCGATGTGCACTTCCGCCTCGGGGAGGAGGTCGAAAGCGACCGCTGAAATCATCGCCCCTGCGCCGAACCCAGCAAGTATGCCGACGATCCGCGTGGGAACCTTCACCCAGCAGACGACGAGCCCGGCGAGCAACAGCGACGCCTGAGCGAGCGTTCCCAGGCCAAATGCCTTAAGTAGTTCCATATCAGCCTTGAGGTGGTGAATCGCCGGTCCGCAGCAAGAGCCCGGGGCCAGCACTCGTTGGATGGGTGATCACAACGAGTGCGGACCCCGCACAGTTCACTCTCGGCCTTGATGTTCTCGGCCGGATTGAGGGAGCCCGCACTGCGTTGATGACGTCAGCGTCCAAGTCAGCTGATTTCGGAGGTCGCTTCTTGGACGGCGGCGTCGACGTCGTGGGTGCTGACCCCGAGCTGCTTGGCGACGTGCTTCTCGGCCTTTAGCTTGGCCTTGTCGAGGGCGGCCTCGAGGGTGCTGGCACCGATGAC
The window above is part of the Candidatus Microthrix parvicella Bio17-1 genome. Proteins encoded here:
- a CDS encoding ZIP family metal transporter, producing the protein MELLKAFGLGTLAQASLLLAGLVVCWVKVPTRIVGILAGFGAGAMISAVAFDLLPEAEVHIAMWQTVLWMLIGVGVFLLGDYVVDKRFGSEGAGGAMGIVVGSVVDGVPESLIFGIQIGIGATISPTFLAAVFVSNIPQAIAPSADLAGRGWGPARLGRLWVMVVLGCGVAAGLGYLLTTATSDAYGERAAALAAGGLLAMLTNSLIPFAYERGKQLAGVATVVGFCLTLLGT